Proteins found in one Pagrus major chromosome 20, Pma_NU_1.0 genomic segment:
- the myof gene encoding myoferlin isoform X1 — protein sequence MSQPSQVFDHSERGESQHISESAKGLPKKKIGNPDPVTSVIFKDEKKKTKSIDSEVNPVWNEVLEFDLKGTALDSSSYVDVIVKDYETIGKDKFLGSTKISLRELSTGQVRSLPSRNVPLVNESGQSIGATINLLIGYDPPPNAAPNLNDPQAGDATMDAGGGGEEGDETLPDGGQSGAAGVPSSSGQNANLRQRVARAQNRHRLVNKPQDFQIRVRIIEARQLSGNNVKPVVKVNVCGETHRTRIKRGNNPFFDEIFFYNVHMLPSDLFDKHISFRVYNSYSLRADSLMGEFKLDVGYIYDEPAHCVMRKWLLLNDPDDSSSGAKGYLKVSLFLVGTGDEPPVEKRESNDDQDDIESNLLLPAGVTLRWATLSLKVFRAEDIPQMDDAFVQTMKEIFGGDENKKNLVDPFLEARFAGRKLCTQIVEKNANPEWNQVLNLQVKFPSMCERVKLTVFDWDRLTGNDAIGTTYLNLAKIASSGGEIEEEHAGNGEMPSFEANTGQAEVGFLPVFGPCYVNLYGSPREFSGLPDPYEDLNYGKGEGVAYRGRIMVELSTKLEGKADKAVDSIHSDDILVAQKYQRRRKYCLCAVFHSASMIQEPGEPIQFEVSIGNYGNKLDTTCKPLASTTQYSCAVFDGNHYYYLPWSDTKPVVVVISFWEDISHRLDTVNIILYISHHLQSNLEAFKTAILAKVSDNQLVEVWLKLLNQLIEDLESFPTPELEGRSNLTALDIQIKKLRDSALTTIRDGARRMREEAREIRDTLSDIESWADKLKVLAEEPQNSIPDVIIWMLRGEKRVAYARIPAHQVLFSTYSEQACGQHCGKTQTVFLQYPMDKTKGQKVPVQVRVNMWLGLSAHEKKFNSFSEGTFSVFAEMYENQAEVFGKWGTTGLVGRHKFSDVTGKLKLKQEYFMPPRGWEWEGDWFIDPEKALLTEADAGHTEFMDEVFQNETRFPGGDWKAASEPFTDVNGEKSRNPGEFDCPPGWTWEDEWTVDDNRAVDDQGWEYGVTIPPDDKPRSWVPAEKVYHVHRRRRLVRPRKRAAGPAGATAERRDGGDPEGWEFSSLIGWKFHRKERSSDTFRRRRWRRKMAPEDRLGASAIFQLEGALGVDTDMKEKGSKADATKLFGANTPTVSCTFDRSHIYHLRVYVYQARNLASMDKDSFSDPYAHVSFLHLSKTTEKLRSTLNPTWDQTLIFNDVQIYGDPQNIAQQPPDVILEFYDNDQVGKDEMLGRSVCVPVVKLNPGMDQTPKLLWHPIIQKGQKAGEALVAAELILKDKSGESDLPLVPPKRAENLYMVPQGIRPVVQLTAVEILAWGLRNMKPYQLASVSSPSLVVECGGQRVETAVIKNMKKSPNFPSSVLFIKVLLPKDEMYTPPIVLKVIDHRPFGRKPVVGQCTITSLEQFRCDPYVITAEGAMSSKMALMMASPSKHVSITMEEKRQLLEAQFMYSMSAAVNKMASPTSHFIAEKEKETVDWWSKFYASTGDQERCGPYLKKGYDTLTVYDSELENVPEFKGLTDFCNTYKLLRGKNENGDEDPTVVGELKGSFKVYPLPDDPGVTPPPRQFRELPDSGPQECLVRIYVVRAVDLQPKDNNGRCDPYIKIALGRNTVDDRDHYLPNTTSPVFGRMFEMSCFLPQDKDLKISVYDYDLLTRDEKVGETVIDLENRFLSRHNSYCGLPQTYCISGINQWRDQLKPSQILENLARMKGLSKPRTEDNGTSLTFNGTQYTLAQFEDNKEIHQHLGEARERLCLHVLRKQGLVPEHVETRTLYSSFQPNLSQGSLQMWVDVFPKSIGIPGPPFVITPRKAKRYFLRAVVWNTTDVTLDETSITGEEMSDIYVKGWMPGMEEDKQKTDVHYRSLDGDGNFNWRFVFEFDFLPAEQLCLVSKKERFWSLDATEFRIPPKLIVQIWDNDKFSLDDYLGTLELDLRNLVAPAKTPEKCSLVMMDDVEIGAPHKTEQAKSLFAQQSVRGWWPCSIEKDGKKALGGKVEMTLEIVSEEHADERPAGKGRDEPNMNPKLDPPKRPETSFFWFTNPCKTMKFIVWRRFRCLFIGLIILIILVLFLAILLYSLPNYISMKIVKPLS from the exons attccTCGGTTCCACCAAAATCTCTTTGAGAGAGCTTTCCACTGGTCAAGTGAGATCATTACCATCCAGAAATGTTCCTCTGGTCAATGAAAGTGGACAGAGTATTGGA GCTACAATCAACCTTTTGATTGGCTATGATCCTCCCCCTAATGCTGCACCAAATCTCAACGACCCTCAAGCAGGAGATGCTACAATGGATGCTG gtggtggtggtgaggaggGTGATGAAACTCTACCAGATGGGGGCCAAAGTGGCGCTGCAGGCGTCCCCTCGTCCTCCGGTCAGAATGCTAACCTCCGCCAGCGGGTGGCCAGGGCACAGAATCGCCACCGACTCGTCAATAAACCTCAGGACTTCCAG ATTCGTGTCCGGATCATTGAGGCCCGGCAGTTGTCGGGCAACAACGTCAAACCAGTGGTGAAGGTCAATGTGTGTGGAGAGACCCACAGGACACGGATCAAGAGAGGAAACAACCCCTTCTTTGATGAG attttcttcTACAACGTCCACATGCTCCCATCTGATCTGTTTGATAAGCACATCAGCTTCCGG GTGTATAATTCCTACTCACTGAGGGCTGACAGTCTCATGGGGGAATTCAAG CTCGATGTTGGTTATATTTACGATGAACCAG CCCACTGTGTCATGAGGAAGTGGCTCCTGTTGAACGACCCCGATGACTCCAGCTCCGGGGCTAAAGGCTACCTCAAAGTCAGCCTCTTCCTAGTGGGGACTGGAGATGAGCCCCCG gtggagaagagagagtcAAATGACGACCAGGATGACATAGAGAGCAATCTGCTGCTGCCGGCTGGTGTGACCCTGCGATGGGCCACCCTGTCACTGAAGGTGTTCAGAGCTGAGGACATTCCTCAGA TGGATGATGCGTTCGTCCAGACCATGAAGGAAATTTTTGGAGGAGATGAAAATAAGAAGAACCTGGTGGATCCCTTCTTAGAGGCTCGCTTCGCCGGCAGAAAG CTGTGTACTCAGATCGTTGAGAAGAACGCGAACCCAGAGTGGAATCAAGTACTGAACCTCCAAGTAAAG TTCCCATCTATGTGTGAGCGTGTCAAACTGACGGTCTTTGATTG GGATCGTTTGACAGGAAATGATGCTATTGGCACCACGTACCTGAACCTGGCCAAGATTGCCTCCTCTGGTGGAGAGATAGAAG AGGAACATGCGGGAAATGGGGAAATGCCATCATTCGAAG CTAACACAGGACAGGCTGAAGTTGGTTTCCTGCCTGTCTTCGGTCCTTGCTATGTCAACCTGTACGGCAGCCCCAGAGAGTTCAGTGGCCTGCCAGACCCCTATGAGGATCTTAACTATGGCAAG GGAGAGGGCGTGGCGTACAGAGGCAGGATCATGGTCGAGCTGTCCACTAAGCTTGAGGGGAAAGCAGATAAAGCAGTAGACAGTATCCACAGTGATGACATCCTGGTGGCACAG AAgtaccagaggaggaggaagtactGTCTATGTGCAGTCTTCCACAGCGCCTCCATGATACAGGAACCAGGAGAGCCAATCCAGTTTGAGGTCAGCATCGGCAACTACGGGAACAAGTTGGACACCACCTGCAAACCGCTGGCCTCCACCACTCAGTATAGCTGTGCTGTGTTTGATG GTAACCACTACTATTACCTGCCCTGGTCGGACACTAAGCCGGTGGTTGTGGTGATCTCATTCTGGGAGGACATCAGCCACCGCCTGGACACTGTCAACATCATCCTCTACATTAGTCACCACCTG CAATCCAACCTGGAGGCATTTAAAACTGCCATCCTGGCGAAAGTCTCTGACAACCAACTTGTAGAGGTGTGGCTGAAGTTGCTCAACCAGCTGATCGAAGACCTAGAAAG TTTCCCAACACCGGAGCTTGAGGGACGCTCCAACCTGACAGCTCTGGACATCCAAATCAAGAAGTTGCGAGACAGCGCTTTGACCACCATCAGGGACGGGGCCAGACGCATGAGAGAGGAGGCCAGAGAGATCCGTGACACTCTGTCCGACATCGAGTCCTGGGCGGACAAACTTAAAGTGCTGGCTGAGGAG CCCCAGAACAGCATTCCTGACGTGATCATCTGGATGCTACGGGGTGAGAAGAGGGTGGCCTACGCCCGTATCCCCGCTCACCAAGTCCTCTTCTCCACGTACAGTGAGCAGGCCTGTGGACAACACTGTGGCAAGACACAGACTGTCTTTTTACAG TACCCCATGGACAAGACTAAGGGCCAGAAGGTGCCGGTTCAGGTTAGGGTCAACATGTGGCTGGGTCTGTCTGCACATGAGAAGAAGTTCAACTCCTTCTCTGAGGGAACCTTCAGCGTGTTTGCTGAAATG TATGAGAACCAGGCCGAGGTGTTTGGGAAGTGGGGGACCACAGGGCTGGTGGGGCGCCACAAATTCTCAGATGTAACGGGCAAACTGAAGCTGAAACAAGAGTACTTCATGCCACCGAGAGGATGGGAGTGGGAAGGTGACTGGTTCATTGACCCAGAGAAAGC TCTGTTAACAGAGGCAGACGCCGGTCACACTGAGTTCATGGACGAGGTGTTCCAAAACGAGACTCGCTTCCCTGGTGGAGATTGGAAGGCTGCCTCCGAGCCCTTTACTGATGTG AATGGAGAGAAGAGCCGTAACCCCGGAGAGTTTGATTGTCCTCCAGGTTGGACGTGGGAGGACGAGTGGACTGTGGATGACAACAGAGCCGTGGATGATCAAG GATGGGAGTATGGAGTCACCATTCCCCCAGATGACAAGCCTCGGTCGTGGGTCCCTGCAGAGAAGGTGTACCACGTCCACCGCAGGAGGAGGCTGGTTCGACCTCGCAAGAGAGCTGCAGGTCCTGCAGGAGCCACTGCAGAG AGGCGGGACGGAGGCGACCCCGAGGGCTGGGAATTCTCTtccctgattggctggaagTTCCACAGGAAGGAGCGTTCATCGGACACGTTCCGTCGAAGGCGCTGGAGGCGGAAGATGGCGCCAGAGGACCGGCTTGGAGCGTCGGCCATCTTCCAACTGGAGGGGGCGCTG GGTGTCGATACTGACATGAAAGAGAAAGGCTCCAAGGCCGATGCCACCAAGCTGTTTGGTGCCAACACGCCCACCGTGTCCTGCACCTTTGACA GGTCACATATATACCATCTGCGTGTTTACGTCTATCAGGCACGAAACTTGGCATCGATGGATAAAGACAGCTTTTCTG ATCCGTATGCACACGTCTCCTTCCTGCATCTTAGTAAGACAACAGAGAAGCTGCGTTCCACACTGAACCCGACCTGGGACCAAACTCTGATTTTCAACGATGTCCAGATTTATGGCGACCCCCAGAACATCGCTCAGCAGCCCCCTGATGTTATCCTGGAGTTCTACGACAATGACCAAGTG GGGAAGGATGAGATGCTGGGCCGCAGTGTCTGCGTACCAGTCGTGAAGTTGAACCCAGGTATGGATCAGACACCCAAACTGCTGTGGCACCCCATCATTCAGAAAGGTCAAAAGGCGGGGGAGGCACTGGTGGCCGCTGAACTCATCCTGAAAGACAAG TCTGGCGAGTCAGATCTTCCTCTGGTTCCCCCAAAGAGAGCAGAGAACCTCTACATGGTTCCCCAGGGCATCCGGCCAGTGGTGCAGCTCACTGCTGTGGAG atTCTAGCATGGGGCCTGAGGAACATGAAGCCGTACCAGCTGGCCTCAGTGTCTTCACCCAGCCTGGTGGTGGAGTGTGGCGGGCAGAGGGTGGAGACAGCCgtcatcaaaaacatgaagaagagCCCGAACTTCCCCAGTTCCGTCCTCTTCATCAAAGTG CTCCTTCCAAAGGATGAGATGTACACGCCTCCTATTGTGCTGAAGGTGATCGACCACCGTCCATTTGGCAGGAAGCCTGTGGTGGGTCAGTGCACCATCACATCTCTGGAGCAGTTCAGATGTGACCCATATGTCATCACTGCAGAGGGAGCCATGTCTTCCAAAA TGGCTCTGATGATGGCTTCTCCCTCCAAACACGTCTCCATTACAATGGAAGAGAAGAGACAACTGCTGGAGGCTCAG TTCATGTACAGCATGTCAGCTGCTGTCAACAAAATGGCTTCTCCTACCTCCCATTTT ATTGCAGAGAAG GAGAAAGAGACAGTTGATTGGTGGAGTAAATTCTATGCTTCAACTGGAGACCAGGAGAGATGTGGCCCTTACCTCAAAAAAGGATATGACACCCTCACG GTGTATGACAGCGAACTAGAGAATGTCCCAGAATTCAAAGGGCTGACTGATTTCTGCAACACCTACAAACTGCTGCGAGGCAAGAATGAAAATGGGGACGAGGACCCCACTGTGGTTGGAGAGTTGAAG GGTTCATTTAAGGTGTACCCCCTGCCAGACGACCCAGGTGTTACTCCTCCTCCCCGTCAGTTCAGAGAGCTGCCAGATAGTGGACCTCAGGAGTGTCTGGTCAGGATTTATGTGGTCAGGGCGGTAGACCTGCAGCCCAAAGACAACAATGGCAGA TGTGATCCGTACATCAAAATAGCACTGGGAAGGAATACTGTTGACGACAGAGACCATTACTTACCCAACACCACCAGCCCTGTGTTTGGAAG GATGTTTGAGATGTCGTGCTTCCTGCCCCAGGACAAGGACCTGAAAATCTCAGTCTATGACTATGATCTCCTGACCCGTGACGAGAAAGTCGGTGAGACAGTGATTGACCTGGAGAACCGCTTCCTGTCCCGACATAACTCCTACTGTGGCCTGCCACAAACCTACTGCAT TTCTGGTATCAACCAGTGGCGGGACCAGCTGAAGCCGTCTCAGATTCTGGAGAACCTGGCTCGTATGAAAGGCTTGTCCAAACCCAGGACTGAAGACAATGGCACATCACTCACCTTCAACGGCACACAGTACACGCTGGCTCAGTTCG AGGACAACAAGGAAATTCATCAGCATTTGGGTGAGGCCCGGGAACGACTCTGCCTGCACGTGCTCAGAAAACAGGGACTTGTACCTGAACATGTGGAGACCAGGACCCTGTACAGCTCCTTCCAGCCTAATCTCTCTCAG GGAAGCCTTCAGATGTGGGTGGATGTTTTCCCCAAATCCATTGGCATTCCTGGACCTCCGTTTGTAATCACACCACGCAAGGCTAAGAG GTACTTCCTGCGTGCAGTCGTCTGGAACACCACAGATGTGACCTTAGATGAGACCAGCATCACAGGAGAAGAAATGAGTGACATCTATGTCAAAGG CTGGATGCCAGGCATGGAGGAGGACAAGCAGAAGACTGATGTCCACTACAGGTCTCTGGACGGCGATGGCAACTTCAACTGGAGGTTTGTCTTCGAGTTCGACTTCCTTCCTGCCGAACAACTCTGCCTCGTGTCCAAGAAG GAGCGCTTCTGGAGTCTTGATGCAACAGAGTTCAGGATTCCCCCAAAGCTGATTGTTCAGATTTGGGATAACGACAAATTCTCATTGGACGACTACCTCG GCACACTGGAGCTGGATCTGCGTAACCTGGTTGCTCCTGCAAAGACCCCTGAGAAGTGTTCTCTGGTGATGATGGACGATGTGGAAATTGGAGCTCCACACAAGACGGAGCAAGCCAAGTCTCTGTTTGCTCAGCAGTCAGTCAGAGGCTGGTGGCCCTGTTCCATTGAAAAGGATGGAAAGAAGGCTCTGGGT GGAAAAGTGGAGATGACTCTGGAGATTGTGAGTGAAGAACATGCAGACGAGAGACCTGCAGGAAAAGGCAGAGACGAACCCAACATGAACCCAAAACTGGACCCTCCCAA ACGGCCAGAAACGTCCTTCTTCTGGTTCACCAACCCGTGTAAGACCATGAAGTTCATTGTGTGGCGAAGGTTCAGGTGCCTCTTCATCGgactcatcatcctcatcatatTGGTTCTCTTCCTCGCCATCCTGCTCTACTCTCTACCG AACTACATCTCAATGAAGATAGTGAAACCACTATCATAA